In Gambusia affinis linkage group LG06, SWU_Gaff_1.0, whole genome shotgun sequence, one DNA window encodes the following:
- the ptgir gene encoding prostacyclin receptor isoform X2, with amino-acid sequence MLEDPPLTNMNSSSKCHGQHSIAGQGNKPITITFFSLGVVGNLLALFILLVHQKENRSRSSVFCILVTGLVLTDLLGTCLLSPPVFICYAHNMSLIGLGGEKLCNLFGFVVNFFGLASTLILCAMALERCMAISHPYFYSVHIRATFAKVALFFIYLFSLTFCLLPFVGYGKFRQYCPGTWCFMDMGDAPGTWEERGELILAFSLSYSSLNALLIFIVFVCNGSVIVSLCKMHRSHLMRRGSVVSVARKKKLSLAWFGRGEEEMDHVVLLALITVIFVVCSLPLTLGGSNSLWMTAPAASWIGIK; translated from the coding sequence ATGCTCGAAGACCCCCCTCTGACAAACATGAACAGCAGCTCAAAGTGCCACGGACAGCATTCGATTGCTGGCCAAGGCAACAAACCAATAACCATCACTTTCTTTTCGCTCGGAGTGGTGGGCAACCTGCTGGCCCTCTTCATCCTCTTAGTGCATCAGAAGGAGAACCGCTCCCGGTCCTCGGTCTTCTGCATCCTGGTGACCGGCCTGGTCCTCACTGACCTGCTGGGAACCTGCCTCCTCAGCCCACCCGTGTTCATCTGCTACGCCCACAACATGTCCTTGATCGGCCTCGGCGGGGAGAAGCTGTGCAACCTGTTCGGCTTTGTGGTGAACTTCTTCGGACTGGCGTCCACCCTCATCCTGTGCGCCATGGCCCTGGAGCGCTGCATGGCCATCAGCCACCCGTATTTTTACTCGGTGCACATCCGCGCCACTTTCGCCAAAGTCGCCCTCTTTTTCATTTACCTCTTCTCTTTGACTTTCTGCCTTTTGCCGTTCGTCGGGTACGGCAAGTTCAGGCAGTACTGCCCAGGGACGTGGTGCTTCATGGATATGGGGGACGCCCCTGGCACCTGGGAAGAGCGTGGGGAATTGATCCTGGCCTTCTCTCTGTCCTACTCCTCGCTCAATGCGCTGCTGATCTTCATCGTGTTCGTCTGCAACGGCTCTGTGATCGTCAGCCTGTGCAAGATGCACCGCAGCCACTTGATGCGCCGCGGCTCCGTGGTGTCAGTGGCCCGGAAGAAAAAGCTAAGCTTGGCCTGGTTCGGACGCGGGGAGGAGGAGATGGACCACGTGGTGCTGTTGGCGCTCATCACGGTCATCTTTGTGGTGTGCTCCCTGCCTCTGACC